In a single window of the Halomicroarcula saliterrae genome:
- a CDS encoding cobyrinic acid a,c-diamide synthase, producing the protein MNGVVLAGTASGVGKTVATLATLRALDEAGLDPQPAKAGPDFIDPSHHEAVVGKPSRSLDPWLAGEDGTVRTYHRGEGDICVVEGMMGLYDGTKVSTARVAEVLDLPVVLVVDAKAGMQSVGATALGFQQYAGEAGVDIEVAGVIAQRAHGGRHADGIREALPDGLRYLGRIPPTSDLEIPDRHLGLEMGTESPVDPEALSVAAEHVDAEAIAELAREPPAATPAPPPESGRRLAVASDAAFCFSYPSVADRFEGAIEQFSPLAGDPVPAADAVYLPGGYPELHAEVLAASSTLDDLAARAADGLSIYGECGGLMALSESLTTADGDSYDMAGVLPAAVEMRERYQALDHVELRASRDTSVAAAGTRRRGHEFHYSSATVAGDATFAFEVERGEGIDGDRDGLTEYATVGTYCHAHPSSGAFDALLSG; encoded by the coding sequence GTGAACGGCGTCGTCCTCGCCGGGACGGCCTCCGGTGTCGGCAAGACCGTCGCGACGCTGGCGACGCTGCGGGCACTCGACGAGGCGGGCCTGGACCCACAGCCGGCCAAAGCCGGCCCGGACTTCATCGACCCGAGCCACCACGAGGCCGTCGTTGGTAAACCGTCGCGGTCGCTGGACCCGTGGCTCGCCGGCGAGGACGGAACGGTGCGCACCTACCACCGGGGTGAGGGCGACATCTGCGTCGTCGAGGGGATGATGGGGCTGTACGACGGAACGAAGGTATCGACCGCCCGCGTGGCCGAGGTGCTCGACCTGCCGGTCGTGCTCGTCGTCGACGCGAAAGCCGGGATGCAGAGCGTCGGCGCGACGGCGCTGGGGTTCCAGCAGTACGCCGGCGAGGCGGGCGTCGATATCGAGGTCGCGGGTGTCATCGCCCAGCGGGCCCACGGCGGCCGCCACGCCGACGGCATCCGCGAGGCGCTCCCCGACGGCCTCCGGTATCTCGGTCGGATTCCGCCGACCTCTGACCTGGAGATCCCCGACCGGCATCTCGGGCTGGAGATGGGGACCGAGTCGCCGGTCGACCCCGAGGCGCTCTCGGTGGCGGCCGAACACGTCGACGCCGAGGCGATAGCTGAACTGGCCCGCGAACCGCCCGCGGCGACCCCGGCACCGCCGCCCGAATCCGGACGCCGGCTCGCGGTCGCCAGCGACGCGGCGTTCTGTTTCAGCTACCCAAGCGTCGCCGACCGGTTCGAGGGCGCTATCGAGCAGTTCTCGCCGCTCGCCGGTGACCCGGTTCCAGCGGCGGACGCGGTCTACCTTCCCGGCGGCTACCCGGAGCTCCACGCCGAGGTGCTCGCGGCGTCGTCGACGCTCGATGACCTCGCTGCCCGGGCGGCTGACGGCCTGTCGATATACGGCGAATGCGGTGGACTGATGGCGCTCTCGGAGTCGCTGACGACCGCCGACGGCGACAGCTACGACATGGCCGGCGTGCTCCCCGCGGCGGTCGAGATGCGCGAGCGGTATCAGGCGCTTGACCACGTGGAACTGCGGGCCAGCCGGGACACGTCCGTCGCGGCGGCCGGGACCCGGCGTCGCGGCCACGAGTTCCACTACTCCTCGGCGACGGTCGCCGGCGACGCGACCTTCGCCTTCGAGGTAGAGCGGGGCGAGGGCATCGACGGCGACCGCGACGGTCTGACCGAGTACGCGACGGTCGGCACCTACTGTCACGCCCACCCATCGAGTGGCGCTTTCGACGCGCTGCTGTCCGGCTGA
- the dacZ gene encoding diadenylate cyclase DacZ: MNELRDLSEELVADIDAVFLFSPSMSNFEELEAVDGTVVVVGPENTVGADEFVELPIDFTDLEGRIRFGIEGALEQELVEEGDEVACVSDFMGGTANAFARIQTKDFSPSGVYDLFVNSRAEPGVVRDVFEVAVELGKKGQKGKPVGALFVVGDAGKVMNKSRPLSYNPFEKSHVHVGDPIVNVMLKEFSRLDGAFVISDAGKIVSAYRYLEPSAEGVDIPKGLGARHMAGGAITRDTNATAIVLSESDGLVRAFKGGELVLEIDPEEY; the protein is encoded by the coding sequence ATGAACGAGCTGCGCGACCTCTCCGAGGAGCTGGTCGCAGATATCGACGCCGTCTTCCTTTTCTCGCCGAGTATGAGTAACTTCGAGGAGCTCGAAGCGGTCGACGGGACGGTCGTCGTCGTCGGGCCGGAGAACACCGTCGGCGCCGACGAGTTCGTCGAGCTCCCCATCGACTTCACGGATCTGGAGGGCCGGATTCGCTTCGGCATCGAGGGCGCGCTGGAACAGGAACTCGTCGAAGAGGGCGACGAGGTGGCCTGCGTGAGCGATTTCATGGGCGGGACGGCCAACGCCTTCGCGCGCATCCAGACCAAGGACTTCTCGCCCTCGGGCGTCTACGACCTCTTTGTCAACTCGCGGGCCGAACCCGGCGTCGTCCGGGACGTCTTCGAGGTGGCGGTCGAACTGGGCAAGAAGGGCCAGAAGGGCAAGCCGGTCGGTGCGCTGTTCGTCGTCGGCGACGCCGGGAAGGTGATGAACAAGTCCCGCCCGCTCAGCTACAACCCCTTCGAGAAGTCCCACGTCCACGTCGGCGACCCCATCGTCAACGTGATGTTGAAGGAGTTCTCCCGGCTCGACGGCGCCTTCGTCATCTCCGACGCCGGCAAAATCGTCTCCGCCTACCGCTATCTCGAACCCTCCGCCGAAGGCGTCGACATCCCGAAGGGGCTGGGCGCCCGGCATATGGCCGGTGGGGCAATCACCCGCGACACGAACGCGACGGCTATCGTCCTCTCGGAGAGCGACGGGCTCGTCCGCGCGTTCAAAGGCGGTGAACTCGTCCTGGAGATCGACCCAGAGGAGTACTAA